A stretch of the Lolium perenne isolate Kyuss_39 chromosome 3, Kyuss_2.0, whole genome shotgun sequence genome encodes the following:
- the LOC127339044 gene encoding uncharacterized protein yields MYTLNRATHEPRIPRSRPRLFNRGLDLDPADAPAAAPTWKPPRVASTNDPDQALSYLHRACSLANLAVKHIDLAVAVISSFLDPKDVAETAEMADEDAYTSEEGPYPSD; encoded by the exons ATGTATACTCTGAACCGTGCAACACAC GAGCCGCGCATCCCCAGGTCCCGCCCCCGCCTCTTCAACCGTGGCCTGGACCTGGACCCGGCCgacgcccccgccgccgcccccaCTTGGAAGCCCCCTCGGGTGGCCAGCACCAACGACCCGGACCAGGCGCTCAGCTACCTCCACCGCGCGTGCTCCCTCGCGAACCTCGCCGTCAAGCACATcgacctcgccgtcgccgtcatCTCCTCCTTTCTCGACCCCAAGGATGTCGCCGAAACCGCCGAAATGGCCGACGAGGACGCATACACCTCTGAG GAAGGACCCTATCCATCAGATTAA